In Methanobacterium paludis, the following proteins share a genomic window:
- the rpiA gene encoding ribose-5-phosphate isomerase RpiA: MELKRIVGYEAAKLVKDGDIVGLGTGSTTHYFIKKLGERVKKDEIEVMGIPTSYQSFFLAKESGIPVTTLNEHDIDIAVDGADEVDPDLNLIKGGGAAHTMEKIVDGSAVRFVVIVDSSKIVDQLGSMPVPVEVIPDAMRVVQRNIEIIGGAPALRMAERKDGPVITDNGNFVLDVAFEEIGNPWDLEVELNSIPGVVENGLFTGLADEVLVGKDGKVETLKRI; this comes from the coding sequence ATGGAACTTAAAAGAATAGTTGGATACGAAGCAGCGAAGCTTGTGAAAGATGGTGACATAGTTGGACTTGGAACAGGTTCAACAACTCACTACTTCATAAAGAAACTTGGAGAACGGGTAAAAAAAGATGAAATAGAAGTTATGGGAATACCAACTTCTTACCAGTCCTTCTTCCTTGCTAAAGAATCAGGAATCCCTGTAACAACCCTCAACGAACACGACATTGATATAGCGGTGGACGGTGCTGATGAGGTGGATCCTGACCTTAACCTTATAAAAGGTGGTGGTGCAGCCCATACAATGGAAAAAATAGTTGATGGTTCAGCAGTTCGTTTTGTGGTGATCGTGGACTCTTCAAAGATTGTAGATCAACTTGGCAGCATGCCAGTACCTGTAGAGGTCATTCCGGATGCTATGAGAGTTGTTCAGCGTAATATAGAAATAATTGGCGGTGCACCTGCCCTGAGAATGGCTGAACGTAAGGACGGCCCTGTGATAACAGACAACGGCAACTTTGTACTGGATGTGGCATTTGAAGAGATAGGAAATCCATGGGACCTTGAAGTTGAGCTAAACTCGATTCCTGGTGTTGTTGAAAACGGTCTGTTTACAGGACTCGCAGATGAAGTTCTTGTTGGAAAAGATGGTAAAGTTGAAACCCTTAAAAGGATTTAA
- a CDS encoding UPF0179 family protein, which yields MITLIGKNLAEKGLVFMHYGASSECEKCRFKNTCIDPLETGRMYVIKDVKNTEHPCLLHEGGKVKVVEVDKANIKTVIDSKKAFEGSKIVFNPPECDEECSMRELCFPEGLYLEDKCKIVKKIGKVNNECAKGLDLTTVLLRY from the coding sequence ATGATAACGCTTATTGGAAAAAATCTTGCAGAGAAAGGACTTGTATTCATGCACTACGGTGCTTCTTCTGAATGTGAAAAGTGCAGATTTAAAAATACTTGTATAGATCCCCTTGAAACTGGGAGAATGTACGTGATAAAAGATGTAAAAAATACAGAACACCCATGCCTTCTTCATGAAGGGGGAAAGGTAAAGGTGGTTGAAGTTGATAAAGCAAATATCAAAACAGTTATAGACTCTAAAAAAGCTTTTGAAGGATCTAAAATTGTGTTCAACCCTCCTGAATGTGATGAAGAATGTTCAATGCGAGAACTGTGTTTTCCAGAAGGTTTATACCTGGAAGATAAATGCAAAATAGTTAAAAAAATTGGAAAAGTAAATAATGAATGTGCAAAGGGTTTGGACTTAACCACAGTACTCCTGAGGTACTGA
- a CDS encoding copper-translocating P-type ATPase produces the protein MKKLDHHDSNHQMKHTDESHEKNGECVVCGGKLTEEHRMKGEHVHSGMIDDLKKRFLISLLITIPILILSPTIQGLVGLGNSFRFTGDLYLLFALSSIVYFYGGYPFFKGFFNEIKLRTPGMDMLISVAITSAYLYSSAVVFGLMGEVFFWELATLIDIMLIGHWLEMKSVMGASRALEELVKLMPSNAHKIMFDKSIIDVPLDELSVEDHVVIKPGEKVPVDGEIIRGNTSIDESMITGESEPVFKEIGAEVIGGSINGDGSITVEIKKTGKDSFLSKVITLVEEAQANKSKTQNLADSFATWLTIIALSGGFITLLVWLAVTNLGFEFALERAVTVMVIACPHALGLAVPLVVAVSTSLSARNGLLIRNRASFERSRDVNAIIFDKTGTLTQGKFGVTDIIPLSSEYNENDVLKYAASLESYSEHPIAKGVVNSVKETFDVKDFKSIPGKGIQGKINTKNVEVVSPRYLKELNLDISNEKVDKLLSEGKTIVFVIIEAELKGVIALADIIREESREAIKEFRDMGIQCMMITGDRKEVAEWVSKEIGLDKYYAGVLPQEKAGKVREIQSEGLIVAMTGDGINDAPALAQADIGIAIGAGTDVAIEAGDVVLVRSNPLDAVYIIKLSKSTYKKMVQNLAWGAGYNIFAIPIAAGVLYSFGILLTPAAGVILMSLSTIIVAFNSRTLKIEKIAKT, from the coding sequence GTGAAAAAATTGGATCACCACGATTCTAATCATCAGATGAAACATACGGATGAATCTCATGAAAAAAATGGTGAATGTGTTGTATGTGGAGGAAAACTAACTGAAGAACATAGAATGAAAGGAGAACACGTTCATTCTGGCATGATTGATGATTTAAAAAAAAGATTCTTGATATCATTACTCATAACCATACCTATTCTTATTTTATCACCTACAATTCAAGGATTAGTTGGTTTAGGTAACTCATTCAGATTTACAGGAGATTTATACCTTCTTTTTGCATTATCGTCCATAGTCTATTTTTATGGTGGTTATCCATTTTTTAAAGGATTTTTCAACGAAATCAAATTGAGAACACCTGGAATGGATATGTTAATTTCTGTTGCTATTACCAGTGCTTACCTCTACAGCAGTGCAGTTGTTTTTGGTCTCATGGGCGAAGTTTTTTTCTGGGAACTTGCTACACTAATTGATATTATGCTTATTGGGCACTGGTTGGAGATGAAATCCGTGATGGGTGCTTCCAGAGCACTTGAAGAACTTGTAAAACTCATGCCATCAAATGCACATAAAATAATGTTTGATAAGAGCATAATAGACGTTCCTTTAGATGAACTGAGTGTAGAAGACCATGTAGTCATTAAACCGGGAGAAAAGGTTCCAGTTGATGGAGAAATTATCAGAGGGAATACTTCTATCGATGAATCAATGATTACGGGTGAATCAGAACCTGTATTTAAGGAAATTGGTGCCGAAGTCATTGGTGGATCTATTAATGGGGATGGATCCATTACTGTGGAAATTAAAAAAACTGGGAAGGATTCATTCCTTTCAAAAGTTATAACTCTTGTTGAGGAAGCACAGGCAAATAAATCAAAGACACAAAATCTGGCTGACAGTTTTGCAACATGGCTTACGATAATAGCTCTATCTGGTGGATTTATAACCCTCTTAGTATGGTTAGCCGTTACAAATTTGGGATTTGAATTTGCTCTTGAGAGGGCTGTAACTGTAATGGTTATTGCATGTCCACATGCACTTGGACTTGCAGTACCATTGGTTGTTGCAGTTTCAACTTCCCTATCAGCACGAAATGGGCTTTTAATTAGAAATCGTGCTTCTTTTGAAAGATCACGAGACGTTAATGCCATAATATTTGACAAAACAGGCACACTTACACAAGGAAAGTTTGGTGTTACTGATATTATTCCTTTAAGCAGTGAATATAATGAAAATGATGTTTTAAAATATGCAGCTTCACTTGAATCATATTCTGAGCATCCTATTGCTAAAGGAGTTGTAAATTCAGTTAAAGAGACTTTTGACGTTAAAGATTTTAAATCAATCCCTGGAAAGGGTATTCAAGGTAAAATTAATACAAAAAACGTTGAGGTAGTAAGTCCAAGATATTTAAAAGAGCTTAACCTTGATATTTCTAATGAAAAGGTAGATAAACTCTTGTCTGAAGGAAAAACAATTGTTTTTGTAATTATTGAAGCAGAACTTAAAGGTGTAATTGCACTTGCAGATATTATAAGGGAAGAGTCCAGAGAAGCTATTAAAGAATTCAGAGATATGGGAATCCAGTGCATGATGATTACGGGGGATAGAAAAGAGGTTGCAGAATGGGTATCCAAGGAAATTGGACTTGATAAATATTATGCAGGAGTTTTACCACAAGAAAAAGCAGGAAAAGTTCGAGAAATTCAATCTGAAGGTTTAATTGTTGCTATGACTGGTGATGGTATTAATGATGCCCCTGCCCTTGCACAGGCGGATATAGGTATTGCAATCGGTGCAGGTACAGATGTAGCTATTGAAGCTGGTGATGTTGTTTTGGTAAGAAGCAATCCTCTTGATGCTGTTTATATAATAAAGCTTTCTAAATCAACCTACAAAAAAATGGTCCAAAATTTAGCTTGGGGAGCTGGATACAACATTTTTGCCATTCCAATTGCAGCAGGCGTTCTTTATAGTTTTGGAATTCTTTTAACCCCCGCTGCAGGAGTTATATTAATGTCACTTAGCACCATTATTGTGGCTTTTAATTCAAGAACCCTTAAAATTGAGAAGATTGCTAAAACATAA
- a CDS encoding NAD(P)-dependent glycerol-1-phosphate dehydrogenase, whose amino-acid sequence MDFQKIQLPREIHTGEGVIEETGAICKDLRISGKVLVVTGHHTLKVAGEKAIKSLQDEGFEVENITIEKASKDAVIEVQDGIGSASIVLGVGGGKVIDVAKLASTRSGIHFISVPTAASHDGIASPRASIKNEGGSVSLKAKPPLGIIADTSIISKAPFRLLAAGCGDIISNYTAILDWQLSHRLLNEYYSDSASALSLMTAKMTMKSADAIKEGLAESAGLVVKALISSGIAISIAGTSRPASGSEHKFSHALDIVAPKPALHGEQCGLGTIMMMYLHGGDWKFIRDTLKTIKAPTTAHEMGIKPEYIIEALTKAHTIRKERYTILGDRGLTEESAEALAVTTGVI is encoded by the coding sequence ATGGATTTTCAAAAGATTCAGCTCCCTCGGGAAATACACACTGGTGAAGGAGTGATTGAGGAAACCGGTGCTATCTGTAAGGATTTGAGGATCAGTGGTAAAGTTCTGGTTGTAACAGGACATCACACCCTTAAAGTTGCAGGAGAAAAAGCAATCAAAAGCCTTCAGGATGAAGGATTTGAAGTTGAAAATATCACAATCGAAAAAGCATCAAAAGATGCGGTTATAGAAGTTCAAGATGGGATTGGAAGTGCTTCCATTGTTTTAGGTGTTGGAGGGGGAAAGGTTATAGATGTTGCAAAGCTTGCATCCACCAGATCTGGAATTCACTTTATAAGCGTGCCAACTGCAGCATCCCACGATGGAATAGCATCACCGCGAGCTTCAATAAAAAATGAAGGAGGAAGTGTTTCGCTTAAGGCAAAACCTCCCCTTGGAATTATTGCGGATACATCAATCATAAGCAAAGCACCTTTCAGGTTACTTGCAGCAGGGTGTGGTGATATAATATCAAACTACACAGCGATACTGGACTGGCAACTGTCTCACAGGTTATTGAACGAGTATTACAGCGATTCTGCATCAGCTTTGTCTCTTATGACAGCAAAAATGACAATGAAATCTGCCGATGCCATAAAAGAAGGACTTGCGGAGAGTGCGGGCCTTGTTGTTAAGGCTTTGATAAGCAGTGGAATTGCCATAAGTATTGCGGGCACAAGCAGACCTGCAAGCGGTTCTGAACATAAATTCAGCCACGCCCTGGATATTGTAGCACCAAAACCAGCTCTTCACGGAGAACAGTGTGGTTTAGGCACTATAATGATGATGTATCTCCATGGAGGGGATTGGAAATTTATTAGGGACACATTAAAAACCATTAAAGCCCCTACAACAGCTCATGAAATGGGAATTAAGCCAGAATACATTATAGAAGCCCTTACAAAAGCCCATACGATCCGTAAAGAAAGATACACAATTCTCGGGGATAGGGGACTCACAGAGGAATCAGCAGAAGCACTGGCAGTCACAACAGGGGTTATATAG
- a CDS encoding thioredoxin domain-containing protein, whose translation MLRSPSMIIDGEIKSSGNVLSVEELKKLLKREYVNKIYLKFFYDIIVAFKIQEPLKIEKIAKT comes from the coding sequence ATATTAAGAAGCCCATCAATGATCATTGATGGGGAGATAAAATCTAGTGGAAATGTCTTATCAGTTGAAGAATTAAAAAAACTGTTAAAAAGAGAATATGTAAATAAAATTTACCTGAAATTTTTTTATGATATTATTGTGGCTTTTAAAATTCAAGAACCCTTAAAAATTGAGAAGATTGCTAAAACATAA